In the genome of Spirochaetia bacterium, one region contains:
- a CDS encoding metalloregulator ArsR/SmtB family transcription factor, with the protein MEINESNLHKCCLFFKVLGDPTRMRIILVLKGQELCVSEICEKLNMSPSAVSHQLNVLRKARVVKSRRDGKNIYYSFDDGHVDSVINSALEHTILEPLQQLEKKATE; encoded by the coding sequence ATGGAAATCAACGAAAGCAATCTACACAAATGTTGTCTATTCTTCAAAGTGCTCGGTGACCCGACGCGGATGAGAATCATACTTGTCTTGAAAGGACAGGAACTTTGTGTAAGCGAAATCTGTGAAAAGCTCAACATGAGTCCCTCTGCAGTTTCACATCAGCTCAATGTGCTTAGAAAAGCCAGAGTCGTAAAATCACGTCGTGACGGAAAAAACATCTACTATAGTTTTGACGACGGCCATGTGGATTCCGTCATCAACTCTGCACTGGAACATACCATACTTGAACCCCTCCAACAGCTTGAAAAAAAAGCCACAGAATAA